The Candidatus Rubidus massiliensis DNA segment TTATTTCAACATTCTTAGCTGTAGGAGATAAAGAAGGATCTTGGATAATAATCTCTCTTACTTGACCCACAACTTGTCTATCTTGTTGTACTGTTTGTGGATTTTCTCTTGACTTAGAATGATTTTCACAAGAAACAAGAGTTAACCCTAATAGTGATAAACAGATAAATAATTTTTTCATAAACGCCTCCTTTAAAATGAATTGTTTTCATTTTGGAATGTAAAGTAATTAATTAATAGGGTCAATAGTTAGATCAACTTATTCTAATACTCTCATTAAAACGATTTGTAAAAAAAATTATTTAAAATAATTGTTGACGCAAGTCTAAAAGTATCATATTCTAAGATTAAGAAATACTAGTCCTAACTCATGAAATCGTCCTAATTTGAAGGGGGGTCTTATGTTACATTGGGCATTAATATTTTTAATTGTAGCCCTGATTGCTGGATTCCTAGGTTTCTTTGGAGTCGCAGGTGTAGCTGCAGATATCGCAAAAATTTTATTTATTCTCTTTCTAATATTGTTTATAATCTCATTGATCTCTGGAAGACGGGTGTGAACCTGACAATAGCTGAGGAGGCTATATGCGATTTATAGTGAATTTCATTTTATTTGGAATTCTTTTTTATATCATTTATTTGTATTTTCCTGAAGCATTCGCCACTTTAGTTAGTTGGGTAAGTCAACTTTTTGATTTTTTACGTGATGTTGGAACGACAATAGTGAATTATTTTAAAGGATTAAGTTCATCAAATCCTACTGAGCCGACGCATGAAACCGTTAAGACTTTATTGCAACACACTTTAAATAAATAAGGTTAAAGAGAGATGTTTTTTTAAACATCTCTCTTAACGTAACTATTTGTCACCTTTAGCAACAAATTTGCGGATAACATCCCCAGCATCTGTGTTTTTTAAATGAATACCAAGTTTATCGGCATAGTTTAGAATTTCTTCCCCATTCATGTTTGCTTTTTCAGCGTAATTTATCAGTAACAAAACAGCGGCTCTAACTCCTCTTTGACAATGGGCAAAGACAGGTTGTTTTAAACCAGAATAGATTTTATCAAATCGTATGATATCATCCATTGTGAGTGTTTTTAAATTCATAGGAAAATGGATATATTCCATACCCAAATCTTTGACGATTCTTTCTTCCTCTTGTGGAGAAATCGGTTGATTTCCTTCCCCATTTTCACGGAAATTAATAACAGTTTTATAGCCTTTAGTTTCTAATTCAGATAAATCTTGCATAGAGGGTTGGCCAGCTATCGTGCATTCATCTGTAACTTTCACAAATTTTTCCATATAACCTCTTTGTCTTTGTATAGAGCATAATTTAGCAAAGATTTCAATCAATTACTATAGAGTTTATGAGATAGCCGTTTTTTCTCTGTTAATGTGAC contains these protein-coding regions:
- a CDS encoding periplasmic protein, with product MKKLFICLSLLGLTLVSCENHSKSRENPQTVQQDRQVVGQVREIIIQDPSLSPTAKNVEIIAEEGVVTLRGQVNDSQEAKVIEEKVKRIPGVSKVKNELQSRNK
- a CDS encoding Small integral membrane protein, producing MLHWALIFLIVALIAGFLGFFGVAGVAADIAKILFILFLILFIISLISGRRV
- the blh_2 gene encoding Beta-lactamase hydrolase-like protein, with translation MEKFVKVTDECTIAGQPSMQDLSELETKGYKTVINFRENGEGNQPISPQEEERIVKDLGMEYIHFPMNLKTLTMDDIIRFDKIYSGLKQPVFAHCQRGVRAAVLLLINYAEKANMNGEEILNYADKLGIHLKNTDAGDVIRKFVAKGDK